The following coding sequences lie in one Apium graveolens cultivar Ventura chromosome 3, ASM990537v1, whole genome shotgun sequence genomic window:
- the LOC141714171 gene encoding uncharacterized protein LOC141714171, with protein MHEDLKSEYLEVEDPFILWENLKDRFDHQKLVYPPAAENDWANLRLQDFKSVRAYSSALFKISSRLIMCGEKVTEKRKIGKTLSTFHPNNINLAEMYRERKFTKFGDLLSTLLVAEQNHELVIKNHQCRPTGSAPLPEVNNMSFQQNVRGKGYKGGRGQGRYRGRGRSHGHFRPYNNSGHRKWQSESQSKRKAPRGGKTENVCYRCVMDRH; from the coding sequence ATGCATGAAGATTTAAAATCTGAGTACTTAGAAGTCGAGGATCCctttattttatgggaaaatctaAAGGATAGGTTCGATCACCAGAAACTAGTTTATCCACCTGCAGCTGAAAATGATTGGGCTAATTTAAGACTTCAGGATTTTAAGAGTGTCCGAGCATATAGCTCTGCTTTGTTCAAAATAAGTTCTAGGCTTATTATGTGTGGTGAGAAAGTTACGGAAAAAAGAAAAATCGGTAAAACACTATCAACTTTTCACCCCAACAATATCAACTTAGCAGAGATGTACAGGGAGCGCAAATTTACTAAGTTCGGGGATCTTCTATCAACTCTCCTCGTTGCTGAACAGAATCATGAATTGGTGATTAAGAATCATCAATGCCGTCCAACCGGATCTGCCCCATTACCTGAAGTAAATAACATGTCATTCCAGCAGAATGTACGTGGAAAAGGGTATAAAGGTGGACGGGGCCAAGGGAGGTACCGTGGACGAGGTCGGAGCCACGGGCATTTTCGTCCATATAACAACTCTGGTCACCGGAAGTGGCAATCTGAATCACAGAGTAAAAGAAAGGCACCACGAGGAGGAAAAACTGAAAATGTTTGCTATAGGTGCGTCATGGATAGGCACTAG
- the LOC141712209 gene encoding uncharacterized protein LOC141712209 isoform X1 — MEPSPRKRGLPRIPLTEDVLERRRLAKQRSNSLRSEVNGDNKSTILTSNKKNMQIPTVVRILRAATSSIVLDIGPQDQVCGYCGALVWATEFTGRHVGTGPKSYSICCANGKVQLPLLEETPPELVQLLTGTSRRELKFQKNSRMYNIIFALCSFGGNVDENINNGSGPYVFRVNNDVYHSIGSLLPPDGLTPKFAQFYMYDGREAIDHRLNFPRSGDKLDPDIVNFLLHMLTRDNVRVGIFKQIRERYHVAQQIPVRLRLLERRTSDGRFVNLLGVNDYEFVGLVVDEDLTNRRDILVHYKQRGLQPITELHPCFMSLQYPLLFPRAEDGFQLGIKYRGATNVGKDNKNTVSMREFQAFRLQYRVSEGHNLLLGGRLFLQYIVDAWCCIECGRLKWVELHQSIIRSELYNNIVDNFSRGDVSAADVGKRIVLPSSFTGGNRYMQQNYQDSLAVCKEYGHPDLFVTFTCNPQWVEIQRALAATGCRDASARPDIVARVFKLKLDAMMSDFTKKHVLGRVPCSCVHN; from the exons ATGGAACCCTCACCACGGAAAAGAGGCCTTCCTAGGATTCCTCTAACAGAGGACGTGCTAGAGAGACGACGGTTAGCTAAACAGCGCTCCAATAGTCTTCGTTCTGAAG TCAATGGTGATAACAAGTCAACCATCCTTACTTCCAATAAGAAGAATATGCAGAT ACCTACCGTTGTGCGTATTCTGCGTGCAGCAACTTCCAGTATAGTTTTGGACATCGGGCCTCAAGATCAGGTATGTGGATACTGTGGGGCTCTTGTGTGGGCAACAGAGTTCACAGGCCGACATGTTGGCACTGGGCCCAAGTCATACTCTATATGTTGTGCAAATGGGAAGGTTCAACTGCCACTTTTAGAAGAAACACCCCCCGAACTAGTGCAATTGCTAACTGGAACTAGTCGGAGAGAGTTGAAGTTTCAAAAAAATAGTCGGATGTACAACATTATTTTTGCTCTTTGCTCTTTTGGTGGAAATGTTGATGAGAATATAAATAATGGTTCAGGGCCCTATGTGTTTCGCGTTAATAATGATGTATATCACAGTATCGGTTCTTTACTGCCTCCAGATGGTTTAACACCCAAATTTGCACAATTCTACATGTACGACGGCCGGGAAGCAATCGATCACCGCTTAAACTTCCCCCGCAGTGGGGATAAACTTGATCCAGATATTGTCAATTTTCTATTACACATGCTTACTCGAGATAATGTTCGGGTAGGAATATTTAAGCAGATAAGGGAAAGGTATCATGTAGCTCAACAAATACCTGTTCGGCTAAGGCTACTGGAAAGGAGGACCAGTGATGGTCGTTTTGTCAACCTTCTTGGTGTGAATGATTATGAGTTTGTTGGCCTTGTAGTTGACGAAGACCTAACAAACCGTAGGGATATACTTGTGCACTATAAACAAAGGGGCTTGCAGCCAATAACTGAACTCCACCCGTGCTTCATGTCCCTCCAATACCCTTTGTTGTTCCCTCGTGCTGAAGACGGGTTTCAGTTGGGGATTAAATATCGTGGTGCCACTAATGTCGGAAAGGACAATAAGAACACAGTAAGCATGAGAGAATTCCAAGCATTCAGATTGCAATATCGGGTTTCTGAAGGGCACAATTTACTGTTAGGTGGTAGATTATTTTTACAATACATTGTGGATGCTTGGTGTTGTATTGAGTGCGGGAGACTTAAGTGGGTTGAGTTGCATCAATCGATAATTAGATCGGAGCTGTATAATAACATTGTGGACAACTTTAGTCGTGGAGATGTCTCCGCAGCTGATGTGGGAAAGCGCATTGTGCTGCCATCTAGCTTCACAGGCGGTAACAGGTATATGCAGCAAAATTACCAAGACTCATTGGCCGTGTGCAAGGAATACGGACATCCTGATTTATTTGTGACATTCACTTGTAATCCCCAATGGGTAGAAATACAGCGTGCACTCGCAGCTACAGGATGCAGAGATGCATCTGCTCGCCCGGACATTGTTGCACGAGTCTTCAAGTTAAAGCTTGATGCCATGATGTCAGATTTCACAAAGAAACACGTACTGGGCCGTGTCCCTTGCAG CTGTGTACACAATTGA
- the LOC141712209 gene encoding uncharacterized protein LOC141712209 isoform X2 has protein sequence MEPSPRKRGLPRIPLTEDVLERRRLAKQRSNSLRSEATATRGQSMVITSQPSLLPIRRICRSTSSIVLDIGPQDQVCGYCGALVWATEFTGRHVGTGPKSYSICCANGKVQLPLLEETPPELVQLLTGTSRRELKFQKNSRMYNIIFALCSFGGNVDENINNGSGPYVFRVNNDVYHSIGSLLPPDGLTPKFAQFYMYDGREAIDHRLNFPRSGDKLDPDIVNFLLHMLTRDNVRVGIFKQIRERYHVAQQIPVRLRLLERRTSDGRFVNLLGVNDYEFVGLVVDEDLTNRRDILVHYKQRGLQPITELHPCFMSLQYPLLFPRAEDGFQLGIKYRGATNVGKDNKNTVSMREFQAFRLQYRVSEGHNLLLGGRLFLQYIVDAWCCIECGRLKWVELHQSIIRSELYNNIVDNFSRGDVSAADVGKRIVLPSSFTGGNRYMQQNYQDSLAVCKEYGHPDLFVTFTCNPQWVEIQRALAATGCRDASARPDIVARVFKLKLDAMMSDFTKKHVLGRVPCSCVHN, from the exons ATGGAACCCTCACCACGGAAAAGAGGCCTTCCTAGGATTCCTCTAACAGAGGACGTGCTAGAGAGACGACGGTTAGCTAAACAGCGCTCCAATAGTCTTCGTTCTGAAG CAACTGCTACTCGTGGTCAGTCAATGGTGATAACAAGTCAACCATCCTTACTTCCAATAAGAAGAATATGCAGAT CAACTTCCAGTATAGTTTTGGACATCGGGCCTCAAGATCAGGTATGTGGATACTGTGGGGCTCTTGTGTGGGCAACAGAGTTCACAGGCCGACATGTTGGCACTGGGCCCAAGTCATACTCTATATGTTGTGCAAATGGGAAGGTTCAACTGCCACTTTTAGAAGAAACACCCCCCGAACTAGTGCAATTGCTAACTGGAACTAGTCGGAGAGAGTTGAAGTTTCAAAAAAATAGTCGGATGTACAACATTATTTTTGCTCTTTGCTCTTTTGGTGGAAATGTTGATGAGAATATAAATAATGGTTCAGGGCCCTATGTGTTTCGCGTTAATAATGATGTATATCACAGTATCGGTTCTTTACTGCCTCCAGATGGTTTAACACCCAAATTTGCACAATTCTACATGTACGACGGCCGGGAAGCAATCGATCACCGCTTAAACTTCCCCCGCAGTGGGGATAAACTTGATCCAGATATTGTCAATTTTCTATTACACATGCTTACTCGAGATAATGTTCGGGTAGGAATATTTAAGCAGATAAGGGAAAGGTATCATGTAGCTCAACAAATACCTGTTCGGCTAAGGCTACTGGAAAGGAGGACCAGTGATGGTCGTTTTGTCAACCTTCTTGGTGTGAATGATTATGAGTTTGTTGGCCTTGTAGTTGACGAAGACCTAACAAACCGTAGGGATATACTTGTGCACTATAAACAAAGGGGCTTGCAGCCAATAACTGAACTCCACCCGTGCTTCATGTCCCTCCAATACCCTTTGTTGTTCCCTCGTGCTGAAGACGGGTTTCAGTTGGGGATTAAATATCGTGGTGCCACTAATGTCGGAAAGGACAATAAGAACACAGTAAGCATGAGAGAATTCCAAGCATTCAGATTGCAATATCGGGTTTCTGAAGGGCACAATTTACTGTTAGGTGGTAGATTATTTTTACAATACATTGTGGATGCTTGGTGTTGTATTGAGTGCGGGAGACTTAAGTGGGTTGAGTTGCATCAATCGATAATTAGATCGGAGCTGTATAATAACATTGTGGACAACTTTAGTCGTGGAGATGTCTCCGCAGCTGATGTGGGAAAGCGCATTGTGCTGCCATCTAGCTTCACAGGCGGTAACAGGTATATGCAGCAAAATTACCAAGACTCATTGGCCGTGTGCAAGGAATACGGACATCCTGATTTATTTGTGACATTCACTTGTAATCCCCAATGGGTAGAAATACAGCGTGCACTCGCAGCTACAGGATGCAGAGATGCATCTGCTCGCCCGGACATTGTTGCACGAGTCTTCAAGTTAAAGCTTGATGCCATGATGTCAGATTTCACAAAGAAACACGTACTGGGCCGTGTCCCTTGCAG CTGTGTACACAATTGA
- the LOC141714173 gene encoding uncharacterized protein LOC141714173, whose protein sequence is MVYAHPASGERIYMRLLLNHVAGAKSFEVIRTVNGIVYPTYKEACFHKGLLESDKEWHVALNDAANFATAAQLRDLFFTMLLFCEVSNPSELWDKHWVSLADDVEFTHRKMLNFSFLVMTDCDKQSFALDAINTLLNQHGKSVSDYPELPEINMTYTTKFRNQLLLEEMMYDRQMLEIQAAKQIGKTFLWSTIICRLRSEGTIVLAVASSGIASLLIEGRRTAHSRFRIPIDINETSTCEIKKNTHLAELICKASLIIWEEAPMTHRFVFEAVDRSFRDIRHAVNPNAASFPFGGVTVVLGGDFRQTLPIVPKQGREGIVVASISKSYLWIECKVFTLVENMRVEKHVPPITVDDQVVNFKEWMLKLGNRVHQTYDLGDNNSDSSWINIPKEVTYSGDPIKAIVDEIYTYLNQNHGSLEYLRDRAILTPLNEYVDKINREVLDRLPEPSKVYKSLDTICKSTSSNASDEYLYPPEYLNSLKFSGVPNHELEIKVGAPIMLLRNLNPKKGLCNGI, encoded by the exons ATGGTGTATGCTCATCCAGCGAGCGGTGAGCGAATTTACATGCGCCTCTTGCTCAACCATGTTGCTGGTGCAAAATCTTTTGAGGTCATCCGGACTGTTAATGGAATAGTGTACCCAACATACAAAGAGGCTTGCTTTCACAAAGGTCTCTTAGAATCTGACAAGGAATGGCATGTTGCTTTAAATGATGCTGCAAATTTTGCAACTGCAGCCCAACTAAGGGATTTATTTTTTACTATGCTGCTATTTTGTGAAGTTAGCAATCCATCCGAGCTGTGGGACAAGCACTGGGTTTCTCTAGCAGATGATGTCGAGTTCACCCACAGAAAAATGTTAAACTTCTCCTTTCTTGTAATGACTGATTGTGATAAACAATCATTTGCCCTTGACGCAATCAACACCTTACTCAACCAACATGGTAAATCAGTATCAGACTATCCCGAACTACCAGAAATAAATATGACATATACAACTAAGTTTAGAAATCAGCTTCTACTAGAGGAAATGATGTACGATCGGCAAATGCTTGAAATTCAAGCTGCTAAACAAATTG GAAAAACATTTTTATGGTCGACAATAATCTGCAGGCTGAGGAGTGAAGGTACTATAGTGTTAGCAGTGGCATCATCGGGGATTGCTTCTCTCCTCATCGAGGGTAGAAGAACAGCCCACTCCCGCTTCAGAATACCCATAGACATAAATGAAACAAGTACATGTGAAATTAAAAAAAACACACATCTTGCTGAACTAATATGCAAAGCAAGCCTTATTATTTGGGAAGAGGCTCCTATGACCCATCGCTTTGTGTTTGAGGCTGTCGACCGAAGCTTTCGTGATATTCGCCACGCTGTCAACCCGAATGCTGCCTCTTTTCCCTTTGGTGGAGTCACCGTGGTGCTTGGTGGAGATTTTAGGCAAACCCTCCCCATTGTGCCAAAACAGGGTCGCGAAGGTATTGTCGTTGCCAGTATAAGCAAATCTTATCTATGGATAGAATGCAAGGTATTCACTCTTGTTGAGAATATGCGCGTGGAGAAACACGTGCCGCCCATCACTGTTGATGACCAggttgtcaatttcaaggaatgGATGTTAAAACTGGGTAACAGAGTACATCAAACCTATGATCTCGGTGATAACAACAGTGACTCTTCATGGATTAACATCCCAAAGGAG GTAACCTATTCTGGTGACCCGATCAAAGCAATTGTTGATGAGATCTATACATACCTCAATCAAAATCATGGCTCCCTAGAGTACCTGCGTGACAGAGCCATTCTGACACCTTTAAACGAGTATGTCGACAAAATCAATCGAGAGGTATTGGATAGGTTACCAGAACCATCCAAAGTATATAAAAGCTTGGATACAATCTGCAAGAGCACTTCCTCTAACGCTAGTGACGAGTATCTATATCCACCGGAATACCTTAATTCACTTAAATTCAGCGGTGTTCCAAATCACGAGCTGGAAATAAAAGTGGGGGCCCCTATAATGTTGTTACGCAACCTTAACCCAAAGAAAGGATTGTGTAACGGCATATGA
- the LOC141714174 gene encoding uncharacterized protein LOC141714174, with the protein MERADTTSVIPTITSHAPRKIEMDEVKNYLSCRYVSAAEASWRIFGFPIHYREPYVQRLYFHLEDEQEVLFRDDEALPQIIGRFRPDSSMFVQWLLNNRRDESGIDLTYVRYPVRYRWDNAGKFWAARK; encoded by the coding sequence ATGGAGCGCGCAGACACAACTTCAGTTATCCCAACCATTACATCCCATGCCCCAAGAAAGATTGAGATGGATGAGGTAAAAAATTACCTTTCTTGTAGATATGTATCAGCAGCCGAAGCATCTTGGCGGATATTTGGATTTCCTATACACTATAGGGAACCTTATGTGCAACGGCTATATTTTCATCTAGAGGACGAACAAGAAGTACTATTTCGAGATGATGAAGCTCTTCCACAAATAATTGGTAGGTTCCGACCAGATTCAAGCATGTTTGTCCAGTGGTTACTAAATAATAGACGCGATGAGTCGGGCATAGATCTTACATATGTAAGGTATCCAGTAAGGTATCGTTGGGATAATGCTGGAAAGTTCTGGGCTGCTCGAAAATAG
- the LOC141712209 gene encoding uncharacterized protein LOC141712209 isoform X3, protein MEPSPRKRGLPRIPLTEDVLERRRLAKQRSNSLRSEATSSIVLDIGPQDQVCGYCGALVWATEFTGRHVGTGPKSYSICCANGKVQLPLLEETPPELVQLLTGTSRRELKFQKNSRMYNIIFALCSFGGNVDENINNGSGPYVFRVNNDVYHSIGSLLPPDGLTPKFAQFYMYDGREAIDHRLNFPRSGDKLDPDIVNFLLHMLTRDNVRVGIFKQIRERYHVAQQIPVRLRLLERRTSDGRFVNLLGVNDYEFVGLVVDEDLTNRRDILVHYKQRGLQPITELHPCFMSLQYPLLFPRAEDGFQLGIKYRGATNVGKDNKNTVSMREFQAFRLQYRVSEGHNLLLGGRLFLQYIVDAWCCIECGRLKWVELHQSIIRSELYNNIVDNFSRGDVSAADVGKRIVLPSSFTGGNRYMQQNYQDSLAVCKEYGHPDLFVTFTCNPQWVEIQRALAATGCRDASARPDIVARVFKLKLDAMMSDFTKKHVLGRVPCSCVHN, encoded by the exons ATGGAACCCTCACCACGGAAAAGAGGCCTTCCTAGGATTCCTCTAACAGAGGACGTGCTAGAGAGACGACGGTTAGCTAAACAGCGCTCCAATAGTCTTCGTTCTGAAG CAACTTCCAGTATAGTTTTGGACATCGGGCCTCAAGATCAGGTATGTGGATACTGTGGGGCTCTTGTGTGGGCAACAGAGTTCACAGGCCGACATGTTGGCACTGGGCCCAAGTCATACTCTATATGTTGTGCAAATGGGAAGGTTCAACTGCCACTTTTAGAAGAAACACCCCCCGAACTAGTGCAATTGCTAACTGGAACTAGTCGGAGAGAGTTGAAGTTTCAAAAAAATAGTCGGATGTACAACATTATTTTTGCTCTTTGCTCTTTTGGTGGAAATGTTGATGAGAATATAAATAATGGTTCAGGGCCCTATGTGTTTCGCGTTAATAATGATGTATATCACAGTATCGGTTCTTTACTGCCTCCAGATGGTTTAACACCCAAATTTGCACAATTCTACATGTACGACGGCCGGGAAGCAATCGATCACCGCTTAAACTTCCCCCGCAGTGGGGATAAACTTGATCCAGATATTGTCAATTTTCTATTACACATGCTTACTCGAGATAATGTTCGGGTAGGAATATTTAAGCAGATAAGGGAAAGGTATCATGTAGCTCAACAAATACCTGTTCGGCTAAGGCTACTGGAAAGGAGGACCAGTGATGGTCGTTTTGTCAACCTTCTTGGTGTGAATGATTATGAGTTTGTTGGCCTTGTAGTTGACGAAGACCTAACAAACCGTAGGGATATACTTGTGCACTATAAACAAAGGGGCTTGCAGCCAATAACTGAACTCCACCCGTGCTTCATGTCCCTCCAATACCCTTTGTTGTTCCCTCGTGCTGAAGACGGGTTTCAGTTGGGGATTAAATATCGTGGTGCCACTAATGTCGGAAAGGACAATAAGAACACAGTAAGCATGAGAGAATTCCAAGCATTCAGATTGCAATATCGGGTTTCTGAAGGGCACAATTTACTGTTAGGTGGTAGATTATTTTTACAATACATTGTGGATGCTTGGTGTTGTATTGAGTGCGGGAGACTTAAGTGGGTTGAGTTGCATCAATCGATAATTAGATCGGAGCTGTATAATAACATTGTGGACAACTTTAGTCGTGGAGATGTCTCCGCAGCTGATGTGGGAAAGCGCATTGTGCTGCCATCTAGCTTCACAGGCGGTAACAGGTATATGCAGCAAAATTACCAAGACTCATTGGCCGTGTGCAAGGAATACGGACATCCTGATTTATTTGTGACATTCACTTGTAATCCCCAATGGGTAGAAATACAGCGTGCACTCGCAGCTACAGGATGCAGAGATGCATCTGCTCGCCCGGACATTGTTGCACGAGTCTTCAAGTTAAAGCTTGATGCCATGATGTCAGATTTCACAAAGAAACACGTACTGGGCCGTGTCCCTTGCAG CTGTGTACACAATTGA